Sequence from the Bacillus sp. BGMRC 2118 genome:
ACGGAAAGACCAGATACAGCAGCAGCCCATTTGTATGAAGGACATGTACTCATCATCGTAGACGGAAGTCCAAGTGTTATGATAACACCGTCAACCTTTTGGCATCACTTACAGCATGCTGAAGAGTACCGGAATAAACCGGTAGTTGGTGCGTATCTTCGGTTAGTGCGATATTTGGCTGTCTTTGCATCCATTTTCTTATTACCGCTATGGTATTTATTTGCAGCCGAGCCTGAGTTATTACCGAGTGTTCTAAACTATATAGGTCCAAATGATGAAGGACAAATACCACTAATTGCTCAATTTCTCATGATTGAAGTCGGACTTGATATGTTACGAATGGCAGCAATACATACGCCAAGCTCCTTAGCCACTGCATTAGGGTTAGTTGCTGCTTTAATGATTGGACAGGTTTCAGTTGAAGTCGGCTTATTTTCGAATGAAGTCATTTTATATTTTGCAATAGCTGCAATCGGCAGCTTTGCCACACCAAGCTATGAGTTAAGCCTTGCCAATCGTTTAGTCCGGATTGTGTTACTCATTCTTACAGCCATTGGTGGTGTAGTAGGATTAGTCATTGGCGTCACACTCTGGATTATCATGCTAGCACGTATGAGATCCTTTAACCTGCCTTATCTATGGCCGTTTATCCCATTTTCATTTAAAGGGCTAAAAGAAGTCTTACTTCGTTCACCTATTCCAATGAAAAGTAGGAGACCAACTGCTCTGCATCCGAAAGATCCAGACCGTTAATAAGAAGCTGCAAGAGTGTCAAGAAAATGACACTCTTTTCTTCTATCTCATCCTTGACCGTGATCGAAATTATCTATACTCTTATAATGGATTATGACCATAGATAATATGTGTAGTAGGTGAAAAATTGAAGACATTATACGATGTACAAAAATTATTATTAAAATATGGAACAGTCATTTACATAGGTGACAGGATATCTGATTTAGAATTGATGGAGGAAGAACTAAGAGAACTCTTTCATTCACAATTATTAGATGCACAAGATTTTAAAATGGCACAATTAATTGTGAGACAAGCATTGCAGCAAGAAATAGAAAAAAGGAAAAGGAATGAGTAGCTTGGAACAAAAATGGTATGTCGGAATTGATTTAGGTGGCACAACGATTAAAATGGCCTTTGTAACAACAGAAGGTGAGATAGAGCATAAGTGGGAAATCCCAACTGATACAAGCCAAAATGGTGAATTAATCACGACAAGTATTGCTAGTTCACTTGAACAAAAACTACAACAACTAAGTGTATCTAAAGATCAATTAATTGGTGTTGGGATGGGGGCACCAGGACCTGTTAATATGGAAAACGGGTTCATTTATGAAGCAGTAAATTTAGGATGGATAAACTATCCATTAAAAGACAGGTTAGAAAAGGCAACCGGTTTACAAGCAGTCATTGATAATGATGCAAATTTAGCTGCGATCGGTGAGATGTGGAGAGGTGCAGGAGAAGGGGCAAAAAATCTTATCGCAGTAACACTAGGTACTGGTGTTGGCGGTGGGGTTATTGCAAATGGTGACATCATCCATGGTGTAAATGGTGCAGCAGGAGAAATCGGCCATTATACTTCTATTCCTGAAGGTGGCGCTTCTTGTAACTGTGGAAAAACAGGCTGTCTCGAAACAATTGCGTCTGCTACTGGAATTGTTCGTCAAGCGATGGAACAATTAAGTGAAGAATCGAATTCAACTCTAGAAGCTTTAATTAAGCAAAAGAATAAGCTGACAGCAAAAGATGTGTTAGATGCCGCAAGAAACGGTGATCCGTTAGCTAATACTGTTATTGACCAAACATGCTTTCATTTGGGGCTAGCTATAGCTAATTTATCTAATGGAGTAAATCCTGAGAAAATTGTAATAGGTGGTGGAGTATCAAAAGCTGGTGATATTCTCCTACCTCGCATTAAACATTACTTTGAGAAGTTTGCGTTCCCTCGCGTAGCAAAAGGGGCTGATATAGCAATCGCCACATTAGGTAATGATGCGGGTGTAATTGGTGCAGCTTGGTTAGTAAAGACAAAGATAGGATAAAAGTAATGTTTTTCTATGCTAAGATAATAAAAAGTAGGCCCATTTCTAGGAAATGTGGCCTTTTTTTTATGTCCAAAATAACAATTATTCATTTTTATGAAACTTTTTCCTATCTTCATTCGTCTTACTAGACGAGTCTAAAAAATCTGTTATGGGCGTATTATTTTATTATAAAAATCTGGTGTTAAATAATCATTGATTTTTTGTAAAAAAGACATTAAGATAAACTATGTTTAATCTATCAAAAAACCAATAATTGTCAAAATATCCTTTATTTTCTGACTAAAATACTAGATAGTGTGAAACGTGCTACAGTGGTATCCTTTACCGAAACTGATTAGGTTCTTTAAACAGCTTAAATTTCATTCTGTTTGGTTAACCTCTGATCTTTATATTGCATTAGGAAATTCACGCCCGGCTAAATACGTAATACTATGAATGATTGATGATTGAAGGAGGTTCTTCAAAATGAAAAAAACCACATGGTATAAAATGTGGCCATTGTTATTATCCATTTTTATGTTATGGATAAAAACATATATTGTCTATAAAACTAGCTTTGATATAAAAATTGAAAACTGGAAGCAGGAATTCATCCTGTTTATCAATCCATTAAGTTTTATCTTATTATTTCTTGGTGTCACACTAAGTGTAAAAGAAAAGAGAAGAATTCGATTATTATATACATTAGGCTTTATTACAAGCTTTATCCTCTTCGCCAACGTTGTATACTACCGTTTCTTCAATGATTTCCTTACGATACCTGTTTTATTCCAAACAAGTAATATGGGCGACTTAGGAAACAGTATTACAGAATTGATTACATTTGGTGATCTTTTAATTTTTAGTGACTTGTTAATTCTTTGGATAGTTTTAAAGATTGCTAGAAAAAAAGACGTAATTCCGGCAGGTGTAACAATTTTAAAAAGAGAAAAAATGGCCTACTTATTAGTTGCTGTTACGATTATAATCGTGAACCTAGGACTGGCTGAATCAGAACGTCCTGAGTTATTAACAAGAACGTTTGACCGTGAAATATTAGTCAAAAACATAGGGACATATAACTTCCACATATATGATGCTGTCATACAGTCTAAATCTTCGGCACAAAGGGCATTAGCTGATGGGAGTGAATTAGTTGAAATTGAAAACTATCTAAAAGCTAATCATCGTAGTGCTTCTGATGAACTGTTTGGAGCAGCAAAAGGTAAAAATGTAATTGTCGTTTCAATGGAATCATTACAAAACTTCGTAATAGGTGAAACAATTGATGGTCAAGAAATCACACCATTTCTTAATGAGTTTATTGGAGAGAGTTACTATTTTGATAACTTTTATCACCAAACAGGGCAAGGAAAAACATCAGATTCTGAATTTCTATTAGAAAATTCCTTGTATCCATTAGGAAGAGGAGCTGTATTCTTTACACATGGTACAAATGAATATACGGCAACTCCTGAGATTATAAAAGAACACGGCTATTACTCAGCTGTGCTTCATGCGAATAATAAG
This genomic interval carries:
- a CDS encoding DUF910 family protein, encoding MKTLYDVQKLLLKYGTVIYIGDRISDLELMEEELRELFHSQLLDAQDFKMAQLIVRQALQQEIEKRKRNE
- a CDS encoding spore germination protein, producing MDRIKKPVSPNIQENIEYLEKELGVKESFDVIHLAQEYAGKKMSFFLIDGFAKDDILHYLMKLLSSLDPSQLEPDPLEKLLKTHIPYIELEKVEDLDAVVDTVLAGPTALIVEGLQYAIMIDARTYPVRGPQEPDIERVVRGARDGYVETIVFNTALTRRRVRDRTLRMEYMQVGRRSKTDICLCYIEDIAEEKQVKAVRDSISNIDTDGLPMGEKTIEEFISGRHFNPYPVVRYTERPDTAAAHLYEGHVLIIVDGSPSVMITPSTFWHHLQHAEEYRNKPVVGAYLRLVRYLAVFASIFLLPLWYLFAAEPELLPSVLNYIGPNDEGQIPLIAQFLMIEVGLDMLRMAAIHTPSSLATALGLVAALMIGQVSVEVGLFSNEVILYFAIAAIGSFATPSYELSLANRLVRIVLLILTAIGGVVGLVIGVTLWIIMLARMRSFNLPYLWPFIPFSFKGLKEVLLRSPIPMKSRRPTALHPKDPDR
- a CDS encoding LTA synthase family protein codes for the protein MKKTTWYKMWPLLLSIFMLWIKTYIVYKTSFDIKIENWKQEFILFINPLSFILLFLGVTLSVKEKRRIRLLYTLGFITSFILFANVVYYRFFNDFLTIPVLFQTSNMGDLGNSITELITFGDLLIFSDLLILWIVLKIARKKDVIPAGVTILKREKMAYLLVAVTIIIVNLGLAESERPELLTRTFDREILVKNIGTYNFHIYDAVIQSKSSAQRALADGSELVEIENYLKANHRSASDELFGAAKGKNVIVVSMESLQNFVIGETIDGQEITPFLNEFIGESYYFDNFYHQTGQGKTSDSEFLLENSLYPLGRGAVFFTHGTNEYTATPEIIKEHGYYSAVLHANNKSFWNRDIMYQSLGYDHFFEVNDYIINDENSIGWGLKDKDFFDQSISHLKALPEPYYAKFITLTNHFPFELGEEDKMINEYTSNSRTLNRYFPTVRYMDDALKDFVQRLKDEGMYEDSIIILYGDHYGISENHNKAMAQFLGKDEITPFDSIQLQRVPLIIHIPGQEGKTISTTSGQIDLKPTILHLMGIDTHNDVHFGADLFSKDKLPFTVLRDGSFITDKYVYTNNECYDKVTGEVMDGSACEPYMDKAKRELEYSDKIVYGDLLRFYNGNNFQNKVNNVVNP
- a CDS encoding ROK family glucokinase: MEQKWYVGIDLGGTTIKMAFVTTEGEIEHKWEIPTDTSQNGELITTSIASSLEQKLQQLSVSKDQLIGVGMGAPGPVNMENGFIYEAVNLGWINYPLKDRLEKATGLQAVIDNDANLAAIGEMWRGAGEGAKNLIAVTLGTGVGGGVIANGDIIHGVNGAAGEIGHYTSIPEGGASCNCGKTGCLETIASATGIVRQAMEQLSEESNSTLEALIKQKNKLTAKDVLDAARNGDPLANTVIDQTCFHLGLAIANLSNGVNPEKIVIGGGVSKAGDILLPRIKHYFEKFAFPRVAKGADIAIATLGNDAGVIGAAWLVKTKIG